One genomic region from Halomicrobium zhouii encodes:
- a CDS encoding DUF373 family protein, with product MTTLVVCIDRGGEFPADASLPIDGRDAVESLVTEVGVDDPEDSRVNTMLEGLRVARDLEADGDDPVVAVLGDRGDGVSADRSVARQADELIEQYEPDSAVVVVDSAEDERLVPIIESRLRVDAVDRVVVRQARDLESTYYLLKQFLADEELRKTVLVPLGVALIAFPILLLIGDNPAFAIGAITAAVGGFLIYKGLGIDEYLSRLPGEIQEALYSGQVSLVTYVVAVGLTLVGAFVGFLAVSDVDHANTFLLVNHFVFSAVPWLTAAALAASTGRLLDELIQREGVRSAYVNLPFGAVAVGLLARGFSAYFLERGGVFERFRVGRIDYAMVEIEPFALEPGTRLALFILASILISLVGVRFSTYFNQTTIEEELVD from the coding sequence GTGACAACGCTGGTGGTCTGTATCGACCGGGGCGGGGAGTTTCCCGCCGACGCCTCCCTGCCGATCGACGGTCGGGATGCCGTCGAATCCCTCGTCACCGAGGTCGGCGTCGACGACCCGGAAGACAGTCGCGTCAACACGATGCTCGAGGGGCTTCGTGTGGCCCGCGACCTCGAAGCCGACGGCGACGACCCGGTGGTCGCGGTGCTCGGCGACCGCGGCGACGGCGTCAGCGCCGACCGGAGCGTCGCTCGCCAGGCCGACGAGCTCATCGAGCAGTACGAGCCGGATTCGGCCGTCGTCGTCGTCGACAGCGCCGAGGACGAGCGACTCGTCCCTATCATCGAGAGCCGCCTCCGCGTCGACGCCGTCGACCGCGTCGTCGTCCGCCAGGCCCGGGACCTCGAATCGACGTACTACCTGCTCAAGCAGTTCCTCGCCGACGAGGAGCTCCGAAAGACGGTGCTGGTCCCCCTCGGCGTCGCCCTCATCGCGTTCCCCATCCTGTTGCTCATCGGTGACAACCCCGCTTTCGCCATCGGCGCCATCACGGCCGCCGTCGGCGGCTTCCTCATCTACAAGGGGCTCGGTATCGACGAGTACCTCTCGCGGCTCCCCGGCGAAATCCAGGAGGCGCTGTACTCCGGCCAGGTGTCGCTGGTCACCTACGTCGTCGCGGTGGGGCTCACCCTCGTCGGCGCCTTCGTCGGCTTCCTCGCCGTCTCGGACGTCGACCACGCGAACACGTTCCTGCTCGTCAACCACTTCGTGTTCAGCGCCGTCCCGTGGCTCACCGCGGCCGCGCTGGCCGCCTCGACCGGTCGACTGCTCGACGAACTCATCCAGCGCGAGGGTGTCCGGTCGGCCTACGTCAACCTCCCCTTCGGTGCGGTCGCTGTCGGCCTGCTGGCCCGTGGCTTCTCGGCGTACTTCCTCGAACGCGGCGGCGTCTTCGAGCGGTTCCGCGTCGGCCGCATCGACTACGCGATGGTGGAGATCGAGCCCTTCGCGCTGGAACCGGGGACCCGCCTCGCGCTGTTCATCCTAGCGAGCATCCTCATCAGCCTCGTCGGCGTCCGCTTCTCGACGTACTTCAACCAGACGACCATCGAGGAAGAACTGGTAGATTGA
- a CDS encoding diphthine--ammonia ligase, whose translation MTGAWVSLFSGGKDSSWALYRALERDLPVERLVTVHPEGDSYMYHVPATDLATLAAESIGIPLLEVEPDDFGADDVPDSGVQGDSELEPLEAALEALDDELDGGVAGLTAGAVESEYQTSRIEGMADRLDAELFAPLWQRDPRELADEMLDAGFEIKIIQVAAHGLDESWLGRTLDADALDELETLNDDYGVHILGEGGEFETLVTDGPHMDRPIRLEYETEWDGTRGSIRIEDAWLD comes from the coding sequence ATGACCGGCGCGTGGGTGAGCCTGTTCTCCGGCGGCAAGGACTCCTCGTGGGCGCTCTACCGCGCTCTCGAACGTGACCTCCCCGTCGAGCGACTCGTCACCGTCCATCCAGAGGGCGACTCGTACATGTATCACGTCCCCGCCACGGACCTGGCGACGCTCGCCGCGGAGAGCATCGGAATCCCGCTCCTCGAGGTCGAACCGGACGACTTCGGCGCCGACGACGTCCCCGACTCCGGCGTGCAGGGCGACAGCGAACTCGAACCCCTAGAGGCGGCGCTCGAAGCCCTCGACGACGAACTGGACGGCGGCGTCGCCGGCCTCACCGCCGGCGCCGTCGAGAGCGAGTACCAGACCTCCCGCATCGAGGGGATGGCCGACCGCCTCGACGCCGAACTGTTCGCCCCGCTCTGGCAGCGCGACCCGCGCGAACTCGCCGACGAGATGCTCGACGCCGGCTTCGAGATCAAGATAATCCAGGTCGCGGCCCACGGACTGGACGAGTCCTGGCTCGGCCGTACGCTCGACGCCGACGCGCTGGACGAACTGGAGACCCTCAACGACGACTACGGGGTCCACATTCTGGGCGAAGGCGGCGAGTTCGAGACGCTCGTGACCGACGGGCCGCACATGGACCGACCGATCCGGCTGGAGTACGAGACGGAGTGGGACGGCACTCGAGGATCTATCCGAATCGAGGACGCCTGGCTGGACTGA
- a CDS encoding winged helix-turn-helix transcriptional regulator, giving the protein MNSEVPKELHGDELMSQICCDADEPPCHCLATDLIDVLGRKYALDLVCVVAHHEPVRFGLLEEHLPDASTSTLSTRLDELETEGLLTRERYDEIPPRVEYELTDDGRELGERLRPVLDWIAERESNR; this is encoded by the coding sequence GTGAACTCCGAAGTACCGAAGGAACTCCACGGAGACGAACTCATGAGCCAGATCTGCTGTGACGCCGACGAACCGCCCTGCCACTGCCTCGCGACTGACCTGATCGACGTCCTCGGGCGGAAGTACGCTCTGGACCTCGTCTGCGTCGTCGCGCACCACGAACCGGTCCGGTTCGGACTGCTGGAAGAGCATCTCCCGGACGCCAGCACCTCGACGCTGTCGACCAGGCTCGACGAACTCGAGACGGAGGGACTGCTGACTCGCGAACGGTACGACGAGATTCCGCCACGCGTCGAGTACGAACTCACCGACGACGGGCGCGAACTGGGCGAGCGACTCCGGCCGGTGCTCGACTGGATAGCCGAACGGGAGAGTAATCGGTAG
- the merB gene encoding organomercurial lyase, which translates to MSTERFDGDSIGPRLDLATLTIPAHVGDRLAALHDADGRIDTGAEWVEAIRAASERTRGEPPTEDDLCYVDDGDHSVEIADETESFVCVLDPLAVPFLRGEPGTIRSKTPEDGESITIDVENDGVTVDTAAAVLSIGVSRDASGEGASRQEDIYTETCPYIHAFASVEEYERWADGVDAATTSVPVETGVAIARELSRELFESN; encoded by the coding sequence ATGTCGACAGAACGCTTCGACGGCGATAGCATCGGACCGCGACTGGATCTGGCGACCCTGACCATCCCGGCTCACGTCGGCGACCGCCTCGCCGCGCTCCACGACGCCGACGGCCGTATCGACACCGGTGCCGAGTGGGTCGAGGCCATCCGGGCCGCGAGCGAGCGGACGCGCGGCGAACCGCCCACGGAAGACGACCTCTGCTACGTCGACGACGGCGACCACAGCGTCGAGATTGCGGACGAGACCGAATCGTTCGTCTGCGTCCTCGACCCGCTCGCCGTCCCGTTCCTTCGTGGGGAGCCGGGGACCATCCGGTCGAAGACGCCCGAAGACGGCGAATCGATCACCATCGACGTCGAGAACGACGGCGTGACCGTCGATACGGCGGCCGCCGTCCTCTCGATCGGCGTCTCACGCGACGCCAGTGGAGAGGGGGCATCGCGCCAGGAGGATATATACACGGAGACGTGCCCGTACATCCACGCGTTCGCGTCGGTCGAGGAGTACGAGCGGTGGGCGGACGGCGTCGATGCCGCCACGACGAGCGTCCCGGTGGAGACGGGCGTCGCTATCGCTCGCGAGCTTTCGAGAGAACTGTTCGAGTCCAACTAG
- a CDS encoding sugar phosphate nucleotidyltransferase: protein MEAVVLAGGYATRLWPVTKNRPKMLLPVGESTVIDRILGELEADERIDEVYLSTNERFAEDFETHLAESAFEKPTISVEDTTEEDEKFGVVGALAQLVEREGIEDEDLLVIAGDNLISFDVTDFLDFFEEKGATTLAAYDVGSREKAKSYGLVELDGDEVVDFQEKPDEPNSTLVSIACYAFPAEEVRFDEYLQGGNNPDEPGWFIQWLVDDGEVDAFTFDEAWFDIGTPDSYLEAVSWQLQGDNFVADSATIEDTTLGDNVHVLDGAEVVNSNLDRAVIFPETTIRDCDIRESIIDRETRVESLDLSGALIGAHTQITNGA, encoded by the coding sequence ATGGAAGCTGTCGTCCTCGCCGGGGGGTACGCGACGCGGCTGTGGCCCGTCACGAAGAACCGACCGAAGATGTTGCTTCCGGTCGGCGAATCGACGGTCATCGACCGGATCCTCGGGGAGCTGGAAGCGGACGAGCGTATCGACGAGGTGTACCTGAGCACGAACGAGCGCTTCGCCGAGGACTTCGAGACCCACCTCGCCGAGTCGGCGTTCGAGAAACCGACCATCAGCGTCGAGGACACGACCGAGGAAGACGAGAAGTTCGGCGTCGTCGGCGCGCTCGCCCAGCTCGTCGAGCGCGAGGGCATCGAGGACGAGGACCTCCTCGTCATCGCCGGCGACAACCTCATCAGCTTCGACGTCACGGACTTTCTGGACTTCTTCGAGGAGAAGGGCGCGACCACGCTGGCCGCCTACGACGTCGGATCGCGCGAGAAAGCCAAGTCCTACGGACTGGTCGAACTCGACGGCGACGAGGTGGTCGACTTCCAGGAGAAGCCCGACGAGCCCAACAGCACGCTGGTCTCCATCGCCTGCTACGCCTTCCCCGCCGAGGAAGTCCGGTTCGACGAGTACCTCCAGGGGGGCAACAACCCGGACGAACCCGGCTGGTTCATCCAGTGGCTCGTCGACGACGGCGAGGTCGACGCCTTCACCTTCGACGAGGCCTGGTTCGACATCGGCACACCGGACAGCTACCTCGAGGCCGTCTCGTGGCAGCTCCAGGGCGACAACTTCGTCGCCGACTCGGCGACCATCGAGGATACCACGCTCGGCGACAACGTCCACGTCCTGGACGGCGCCGAAGTCGTCAACTCGAACCTCGACCGGGCAGTCATCTTCCCCGAGACGACCATCCGCGACTGCGACATCCGCGAGTCCATCATCGACCGCGAGACGCGCGTCGAGAGTCTCGACCTCTCGGGCGCGCTCATCGGGGCACACACGCAGATCACGAACGGAGCGTAG
- a CDS encoding SDR family NAD(P)-dependent oxidoreductase: MVRTAVVAGVGPGLGESVARTFAAEGCEVGLFARSSEYIEGLADELGETAGDGLAVPTDLADPNQIAAGFDRVRDAFGAVDVLVYNASAAPWKGLRAVGDAEFETALDVGPRGALHCSQEAVEDMLAAEGGTIIFTGATSSVRGKDGAIGFSAAKFAVRGMAESMARELGPDGIHVAHVVVDGQILTPGAAERAGDRPEEAFLDPDAIAEEYWHLVEQDRSAWTLELDLRPHVEEF, from the coding sequence ATGGTACGTACTGCTGTCGTCGCCGGCGTCGGTCCGGGACTCGGTGAGTCGGTCGCGCGAACGTTCGCGGCGGAGGGGTGCGAGGTCGGGCTGTTCGCCCGCTCATCGGAGTACATCGAGGGTCTCGCGGACGAACTCGGTGAGACTGCGGGGGACGGCCTCGCGGTCCCGACCGACCTCGCCGACCCGAACCAGATCGCCGCGGGCTTCGACCGCGTCAGGGACGCGTTCGGCGCCGTCGACGTGCTCGTTTACAACGCCAGCGCCGCGCCCTGGAAGGGGCTCCGGGCGGTCGGCGACGCGGAGTTCGAGACGGCGCTCGACGTCGGGCCACGCGGCGCTCTCCACTGCTCCCAGGAAGCCGTCGAGGACATGCTCGCGGCGGAGGGCGGGACGATTATCTTCACCGGCGCCACGTCGTCGGTTCGCGGAAAGGACGGCGCCATCGGCTTCTCCGCGGCGAAGTTCGCCGTCCGCGGGATGGCCGAGTCCATGGCTCGCGAACTGGGCCCCGACGGGATTCACGTCGCACACGTCGTCGTCGACGGCCAGATTCTGACGCCCGGCGCGGCGGAACGGGCGGGCGACCGGCCCGAGGAGGCCTTCCTCGACCCGGACGCGATCGCCGAGGAGTACTGGCACCTCGTCGAGCAGGACCGCTCGGCGTGGACGCTGGAACTGGACCTGCGGCCACACGTCGAGGAGTTTTAG
- the mce gene encoding methylmalonyl-CoA epimerase, with amino-acid sequence MRFDHAGIATDDAAALVDLYGGLFDAPVAHEETFGELSVTFLDLGNGYFELLEPVADADGPVSAYLERSGPGIHHVALETDDIEAALDVAREAGVDRIDDEPRQGAWGHDVAFLHPSSTGGVLVEYVEH; translated from the coding sequence ATGAGATTCGACCACGCGGGCATCGCGACGGACGACGCGGCCGCCCTCGTCGACCTGTACGGCGGCCTGTTCGACGCGCCGGTCGCCCACGAGGAGACGTTCGGCGAGCTATCGGTGACATTCCTCGACCTCGGGAACGGCTACTTCGAGTTGCTGGAACCAGTCGCGGACGCCGACGGCCCAGTCTCAGCGTACCTCGAACGGAGCGGCCCCGGCATCCACCACGTGGCCCTGGAGACGGACGATATCGAGGCGGCACTGGACGTCGCTCGCGAGGCCGGCGTCGACCGCATCGACGATGAACCGCGCCAGGGCGCCTGGGGCCACGACGTCGCCTTCCTCCACCCCTCTTCGACCGGCGGCGTCCTCGTCGAGTACGTCGAGCACTGA
- a CDS encoding acyl-CoA mutase large subunit family protein codes for MFDPEELDEIRSAREEWEAEQVQPTVDRFGERRETFETDTRGREVDRLYTPKDVANVDYEDDLGFPGEEPYTRGVYPTGYRGRLWTMRQYAGMGTAGETNERFNYLLDEGQTGLSMAFDLPTQMGHDSDDALAVGEVGKTGVAIDSLRDMETVFEGIPLDDVSTSMTINAPASVLLAMYVAIGDQQGVPREELRGTIQNDVLKEYIARNTYIYPPEPSMRIITDIFEFCAAEVPNFNTISISGYHIREAGSTAAQEIAFTLADGIEYVEAAIDAGLDVDEFAPQLSFFFASYNNILEEVAKFRAARRLWADLMDERFDAEDPKSKQLKFHTQTAGSTLTAQQVENNVVRVAYQALAAVLGGTQSLHTNGKDEAVGLPTEQSVRTALRTQQILAHESGVADTVDPLGGSYYVESLTDDVEAEAREIMAEVDERGGMTQAIQDQWVQRQIQDVAFERQREQEEGERIIVGVNEYTVDEEEAVDIDEVDQSQEERQRERLASIREERDDEAVEAKLDALREAAESDENLMPYLVDAVKVYATTGECCDVLRDVFGEYQPGSAL; via the coding sequence ATGTTCGACCCGGAGGAGCTGGACGAGATTCGCTCTGCCAGGGAGGAGTGGGAGGCCGAGCAGGTCCAGCCGACGGTAGACCGGTTCGGGGAGCGCCGCGAGACGTTCGAGACGGACACGAGAGGCCGGGAGGTCGATCGGCTGTATACGCCCAAAGACGTTGCAAACGTGGACTACGAGGACGACCTGGGCTTCCCCGGCGAGGAACCGTACACGCGTGGCGTCTACCCGACGGGGTACCGCGGGCGCCTCTGGACGATGCGCCAGTACGCCGGGATGGGGACCGCCGGGGAGACCAACGAGCGATTCAACTACCTGCTCGACGAGGGCCAGACCGGGCTCTCGATGGCGTTCGACCTGCCGACGCAGATGGGACACGACTCCGACGACGCGCTGGCGGTCGGCGAGGTGGGGAAAACGGGGGTCGCCATCGACTCGCTGCGGGACATGGAGACCGTGTTCGAGGGCATCCCGCTCGACGACGTCTCGACGTCGATGACGATCAACGCGCCGGCGAGCGTCCTGCTGGCGATGTACGTCGCCATCGGCGACCAGCAGGGCGTCCCCCGCGAGGAACTCCGGGGCACCATCCAGAACGACGTGCTCAAGGAGTACATCGCCCGGAACACGTACATCTACCCGCCGGAGCCGTCGATGCGGATCATCACGGACATCTTCGAGTTCTGCGCCGCGGAGGTGCCGAACTTCAACACTATCTCCATCTCGGGCTACCACATCCGCGAGGCCGGGTCGACGGCAGCCCAGGAGATAGCGTTCACCCTCGCCGACGGCATCGAGTACGTCGAGGCGGCCATCGACGCGGGCCTCGACGTCGACGAGTTCGCGCCACAGCTCTCCTTCTTCTTCGCGTCGTACAACAACATCCTGGAGGAAGTGGCGAAGTTCCGGGCCGCCCGCCGCCTGTGGGCCGACCTGATGGACGAGCGCTTCGACGCCGAGGACCCCAAGAGCAAGCAACTCAAGTTTCACACACAGACCGCCGGGTCGACGCTGACCGCCCAGCAGGTCGAGAACAACGTCGTTCGCGTGGCTTACCAGGCGCTGGCGGCGGTCCTCGGGGGGACCCAGAGCCTCCACACCAACGGGAAGGACGAGGCCGTGGGGCTCCCCACCGAGCAGAGTGTCCGGACGGCCCTCCGCACCCAGCAGATCCTCGCCCACGAGTCCGGCGTCGCCGACACCGTCGACCCGCTCGGCGGGAGCTACTACGTCGAGTCGCTCACCGACGACGTGGAGGCCGAGGCCAGAGAGATAATGGCCGAGGTGGACGAGCGCGGCGGGATGACCCAGGCCATCCAGGACCAGTGGGTCCAGCGCCAGATCCAGGACGTCGCCTTCGAGCGCCAGCGCGAACAGGAGGAGGGCGAGCGCATCATCGTCGGCGTCAACGAGTACACCGTCGACGAGGAGGAAGCCGTCGACATCGACGAGGTCGACCAGAGCCAGGAGGAACGCCAGCGCGAGCGGCTCGCGTCGATACGCGAGGAACGGGACGACGAGGCCGTGGAGGCGAAACTCGACGCGCTCCGGGAAGCGGCAGAGAGCGACGAGAACCTCATGCCGTACCTCGTCGATGCCGTCAAGGTGTACGCGACGACGGGCGAGTGCTGTGACGTCCTCCGCGACGTGTTCGGCGAGTACCAGCCGGGGTCGGCCCTATGA
- a CDS encoding HFX_2341 family transcriptional regulator domain-containing protein, giving the protein MDVTERVHLMPVGYENDRIVLAAERFRADRVVLLEYDDETDHPSYAETVRERLDQRGVDHESVACDVFDFYDSIGTVAELATRFSDHDVYVNLASGSKVTAIGGMIACMATGATPYYVRAERYAAESESDTAEGIRAVTELPTYPMESPDPQHVAVMDYVAREDGARKRDLITYGKEAGLSFVADHDAANRKSEYRLLDSHVLDPLRENGYVTVRERGRSKLVELTDAGENTLRAFRYLLDDPAGDRRAKR; this is encoded by the coding sequence ATGGACGTCACCGAGCGCGTGCACCTGATGCCGGTGGGCTACGAGAACGACCGCATCGTCCTCGCCGCCGAGCGGTTCCGGGCCGACCGCGTCGTGTTGCTCGAGTACGACGACGAGACGGACCACCCCTCCTACGCGGAGACTGTTCGCGAGCGTCTGGACCAGCGCGGCGTCGACCACGAGTCGGTGGCCTGCGACGTCTTCGACTTCTACGATTCGATCGGGACAGTGGCGGAACTAGCTACGCGCTTTTCCGACCACGACGTCTACGTCAACCTCGCGTCGGGCAGCAAGGTCACTGCCATCGGCGGGATGATAGCCTGCATGGCCACTGGCGCGACGCCGTACTACGTCCGCGCCGAACGGTACGCCGCCGAGAGCGAGAGCGACACGGCGGAGGGCATCCGGGCGGTCACCGAGCTTCCCACCTATCCGATGGAGAGTCCCGACCCACAGCACGTCGCCGTGATGGACTACGTCGCCCGGGAGGACGGCGCGCGCAAGCGGGACCTGATCACGTACGGCAAGGAGGCCGGGCTGTCGTTCGTCGCGGACCACGACGCCGCCAACCGGAAGAGCGAGTACCGGCTGCTCGACAGCCACGTCCTCGACCCGCTCCGGGAGAACGGCTACGTCACCGTCCGGGAGCGCGGCCGGTCGAAGCTCGTCGAGTTGACCGACGCGGGCGAGAATACGCTCCGGGCGTTCAGGTACCTGCTGGACGACCCGGCCGGCGACCGACGAGCAAAACGCTAG
- a CDS encoding NUDIX hydrolase has protein sequence MPEEVNRETVERRRDRLLDEYGEVRITEEREIVDAEKFPQLRALSRDGYTGGAYAWVVRRPEQAAALTESMPDEVNEGAAVLMILGRGGERWGLAGGGREDCETYEEAAVREVHEETGVDCDLTDLFLIRHRVATSDGDHGERLHTLSVFFDAEYSGGHVEIQPGELNGAAWFERPPARLYPENAYRAAAFWDDFETDGDPLAEYGE, from the coding sequence ATGCCCGAGGAGGTCAACCGCGAGACGGTCGAGCGCAGGCGGGACCGGCTTCTCGACGAGTACGGTGAGGTCCGCATCACCGAGGAGCGCGAGATCGTCGACGCCGAGAAGTTCCCCCAGCTCCGCGCGCTCTCACGTGATGGCTATACTGGCGGGGCGTACGCCTGGGTCGTCAGGCGGCCCGAACAGGCCGCAGCCCTGACCGAATCGATGCCCGACGAGGTGAACGAGGGCGCCGCCGTCCTGATGATCCTCGGTCGCGGCGGCGAACGGTGGGGGCTCGCTGGTGGCGGACGCGAGGACTGTGAGACGTACGAGGAGGCGGCGGTCCGTGAGGTCCACGAGGAGACCGGCGTCGACTGTGACCTGACGGATCTGTTCCTGATCCGCCACCGCGTCGCCACCTCCGACGGCGACCACGGGGAACGACTGCACACGCTCTCGGTGTTCTTCGACGCCGAGTACAGCGGCGGACACGTCGAGATTCAGCCGGGCGAACTCAACGGCGCGGCGTGGTTCGAGAGACCGCCGGCGCGACTGTACCCGGAGAACGCCTATCGCGCGGCGGCGTTCTGGGACGACTTCGAGACCGACGGGGACCCACTGGCCGAGTACGGAGAGTGA
- a CDS encoding serine hydroxymethyltransferase, which translates to MPTDLSPVDDELARALTDERERQRETLSLVASENYASEAVLAAQGSVLTNKYAEGTPGARYYAGCEHADEVEELAADRARDLFGADHVNVQPHSGTQANLAAFLALLDAGDSVLSLDLTSGGHLSHGFEHSLVGRHYDVDHYGVDPETGRLDYDAIEAQARDVEPDLLVSGYSAYPRQVDWEQMQAIADSVGAYHVADIGHLTGLVAAGVHPSPVGVADVVTCSTHKSIRSGRGGMVMCDEEYADAIDRAVMPGCQGGPLMHSVAGKAAGFYEALQPGFDEYARRVLDNAAVLADHLRKRGFDLVSGGTDVHFALVDFRESHPDLTGATAEDVLADVGLVCNKQTVPGEPRSPTVGSGLRIGTPAVTTRGFGEDATRRLAEVVADLLDAPDDAGVRENARDVVTDLCREFPLYEDGARVVDP; encoded by the coding sequence ATGCCGACTGACCTCTCACCGGTCGACGACGAACTGGCGCGAGCGCTGACGGACGAACGCGAGCGCCAGCGCGAGACGCTCTCGCTCGTCGCGAGCGAGAACTACGCCAGCGAGGCCGTGCTGGCGGCCCAGGGGTCGGTCCTGACGAACAAGTACGCCGAAGGGACGCCCGGCGCACGCTACTACGCCGGCTGCGAACACGCCGACGAGGTGGAAGAACTGGCGGCCGACCGCGCCCGGGACCTGTTCGGTGCGGACCACGTCAACGTCCAGCCTCACTCGGGGACGCAAGCGAATCTGGCGGCGTTCCTGGCCCTGCTCGACGCCGGCGATTCCGTCCTCTCGCTAGACCTCACGAGCGGCGGGCACCTCAGCCACGGCTTCGAACACTCCCTCGTGGGCCGCCACTACGACGTCGACCACTACGGCGTCGACCCGGAGACGGGCCGTCTCGACTACGACGCCATCGAGGCGCAGGCCCGCGACGTCGAGCCGGACCTGCTCGTCTCTGGCTACTCGGCGTATCCCCGGCAGGTCGACTGGGAGCAGATGCAGGCTATCGCCGACTCGGTCGGCGCGTACCACGTCGCCGACATCGGCCACCTCACGGGACTCGTCGCCGCGGGCGTCCACCCCTCGCCCGTCGGCGTCGCCGACGTCGTCACCTGCTCGACGCACAAGTCGATCCGGTCCGGTCGCGGCGGGATGGTCATGTGCGACGAGGAGTACGCCGACGCCATCGACAGGGCCGTGATGCCGGGGTGCCAGGGCGGCCCGCTGATGCACAGCGTCGCCGGCAAGGCGGCGGGATTCTACGAGGCGCTCCAGCCCGGGTTCGACGAGTACGCTCGACGGGTGCTGGACAACGCGGCCGTCCTGGCCGACCACCTCCGGAAACGCGGGTTCGACCTCGTCTCGGGCGGCACCGACGTCCACTTCGCGCTCGTCGACTTCCGCGAGAGTCACCCCGACCTGACGGGAGCGACGGCCGAAGACGTCCTCGCCGACGTCGGCCTGGTCTGTAACAAGCAGACCGTCCCCGGCGAACCCCGCTCACCGACGGTCGGTAGCGGCCTCCGCATCGGGACGCCCGCCGTCACGACGAGGGGCTTCGGCGAAGACGCCACACGTCGACTGGCCGAGGTAGTCGCGGACCTCCTCGACGCGCCCGACGACGCCGGCGTCCGGGAGAACGCCCGCGACGTGGTGACCGACCTCTGCCGCGAGTTCCCGCTGTACGAAGACGGCGCGCGGGTCGTCGACCCGTGA
- a CDS encoding GNAT family N-acetyltransferase, with protein sequence MTTLDVRRFRDGDGPRVRELNEAALRSAGDYIDDVPEPDLDDVPGHYLDRNGEFLVGRHGDELVATGAYHHVDEWSLAERFDFDRRTAELTRVRVDPDHQRRGFGRALYQELEYRARGDGYHQIVLDTGAGNAAARSFYESLGFRFIGEERFHGFGETFDLAVYRKSLIG encoded by the coding sequence GTGACCACGCTCGACGTCCGCCGGTTCCGCGACGGCGACGGCCCACGCGTGCGGGAACTCAACGAGGCGGCGCTCCGGAGCGCGGGCGACTACATCGATGACGTGCCCGAACCGGACCTCGACGACGTCCCTGGCCACTACCTCGACCGGAACGGGGAGTTCCTGGTCGGTCGCCACGGCGACGAGCTCGTCGCGACCGGTGCCTACCACCACGTCGACGAGTGGTCACTCGCCGAGCGATTCGACTTCGACCGCCGGACCGCCGAACTCACGAGGGTGCGCGTCGACCCCGACCACCAGCGACGGGGATTCGGACGGGCGCTGTATCAGGAGCTGGAGTACCGCGCTCGCGGCGACGGCTACCACCAGATCGTCCTCGACACGGGCGCCGGGAACGCCGCCGCGCGATCGTTCTACGAGTCGCTGGGGTTCCGCTTCATCGGCGAGGAGCGATTCCACGGATTCGGCGAGACGTTCGACCTGGCCGTCTACCGGAAGTCACTGATCGGGTGA
- a CDS encoding GNAT family N-acetyltransferase — MHVREYQKSDAERILSVHEAAFRASGIEFVPEAAVDEELRDVTESYLDSGGTFLVGVVDGEIVATGGYRPRVDEVAEVGHLRVHPDHQRCGHATTLMDAIEGRAMDEGFAALALWTHEALVAAQALYEGRGYEERARTAHPATGDEMIHYRKNF, encoded by the coding sequence TTGCACGTACGCGAGTATCAGAAATCCGACGCCGAGCGGATCCTGTCCGTCCACGAAGCCGCGTTTCGGGCATCGGGAATCGAGTTCGTCCCGGAGGCCGCCGTTGACGAGGAACTGCGGGACGTCACCGAGTCCTACCTCGATAGCGGTGGGACGTTTCTCGTCGGTGTCGTCGACGGCGAGATCGTCGCAACGGGAGGGTATCGGCCCCGGGTGGATGAAGTCGCCGAGGTCGGCCACCTCCGCGTCCATCCTGACCACCAGCGGTGCGGGCACGCGACGACCCTGATGGATGCCATTGAAGGGCGTGCGATGGATGAGGGATTCGCGGCGCTTGCTCTGTGGACCCACGAAGCCCTGGTTGCAGCACAGGCCCTCTACGAGGGCCGGGGGTACGAAGAACGAGCACGGACCGCCCACCCGGCAACTGGCGACGAGATGATTCATTATCGCAAAAATTTCTGA